The proteins below come from a single Leptospiraceae bacterium genomic window:
- a CDS encoding ATP-binding protein, with protein sequence MLLNEILVNTRTGDRSCPYCKGVGIVLDEILPGTRSGSLGLCSCVTEHCTKCPAKAKAPYLVFEESLNKMIPCFCQEARLTRNKLDKIIELSNIPPKYKYKFLNSMDLSGSNMISLFAAHDWANELINHWNDIPFWKNKPKQGMYLSGGTGSGKTLLACIILNELIFRYGVKCRYAKISKDFLNALRDTYQKDSEYHGQERSIEKEFAEIDVLVIDDFGVQKDSDWVNAKLYDLIDSRYEKEKITLLTSNSPLYDWKEKGEGRVYSRLCEMTHEIKLECPDYRLKFQFGAI encoded by the coding sequence ATGTTACTAAATGAAATTTTAGTAAATACAAGGACAGGAGATAGATCCTGTCCTTATTGCAAAGGAGTCGGAATTGTTCTCGACGAAATTTTACCTGGAACACGCAGTGGGTCATTAGGATTATGCTCATGTGTAACAGAACATTGCACAAAATGTCCAGCTAAAGCTAAGGCTCCTTATTTAGTGTTCGAAGAATCTTTGAATAAAATGATTCCTTGTTTTTGCCAAGAGGCTCGTTTAACACGCAATAAACTCGATAAAATTATTGAGTTATCAAACATACCACCAAAATATAAATACAAATTTTTAAATTCTATGGATCTTTCTGGGAGTAATATGATATCATTATTTGCCGCACATGATTGGGCAAATGAATTAATAAATCACTGGAACGATATACCATTTTGGAAAAATAAACCCAAGCAAGGAATGTATCTTTCAGGAGGAACTGGTTCAGGAAAAACTTTGTTAGCCTGTATAATTTTAAATGAATTAATATTCCGATATGGGGTAAAATGTCGTTATGCAAAAATCAGTAAAGACTTTTTGAATGCACTTAGAGATACATATCAAAAAGATAGCGAGTATCATGGACAAGAACGCTCTATTGAAAAAGAATTTGCGGAGATCGATGTATTGGTTATCGATGACTTTGGAGTTCAGAAAGATTCTGATTGGGTAAATGCAAAACTTTATGACTTAATTGATTCTAGATATGAGAAAGAAAAAATAACATTACTCACTTCAAATTCTCCATTATATGATTGGAAAGAAAAAGGAGAAGGTAGAGTATATTCAAGATTATGCGAAATGACACATGAAATTAAACTAGAATGTCCTGATTACAGATTGAAATTTCAATTTGGTGCAATCTGA
- a CDS encoding RNA-binding protein has product MNIYVGNLTYEASEADVRQVFETFGEVTSVKIITDKYTGQSRGIGFVEMANKKDALTAISDLNGKELKGRALKVNEAQPKKTYDNNGGGNGGGGNRSFGGGNGGGGGNRGGGGRDRDRQRRSW; this is encoded by the coding sequence ATGAATATTTACGTAGGAAATTTAACCTATGAAGCAAGTGAAGCTGATGTGAGACAAGTTTTTGAAACTTTTGGAGAAGTTACTTCTGTTAAAATCATTACAGACAAATACACCGGACAATCTCGTGGTATTGGTTTTGTTGAGATGGCAAACAAAAAAGATGCTTTGACAGCTATTAGCGATTTAAACGGAAAAGAGCTAAAAGGTCGTGCATTAAAAGTTAACGAGGCGCAACCTAAAAAAACCTACGATAATAACGGCGGCGGAAACGGAGGCGGTGGGAACCGTAGTTTCGGTGGCGGAAATGGTGGCGGCGGTGGAAACCGTGGCGGCGGCGGTAGAGACAGAGATCGCCAAAGAAGAAGCTGGTAA
- a CDS encoding FAD-dependent oxidoreductase, which translates to MIKRKQFLAIAFISMMEACKTLYYKNLPKSNSSKNILVIGAGMAGISAAHFLKLAGHEVEIIEARDRIGGRIWTNRETYPIDLGAAWIHGTNNNPLIELKDEFSVKTKPTDFEDSLVFEGSNTISKLKLYASYKKFESILEEGEAYLEESQRNYSLRELLNIIYTKKNLTDLEKKLFIMLERGIENENAAELDKASAIGYYKESDKITGPDLLVVDGYDSILKKLLGDIKVHYNQIVKKIDYTGSVAKIYTNDKVFESELVIVTLPVGVLQKNIIQFNPALPKEKVEAISKIPFGVFNKLILEFESSFWKSNQTLFYQLNNIKSQQQDLILNLEPFLNKPVLAFLYSGENAKNFEKDEKAVIKAQKELHDIFGKKIPEPSRVIRTNWFSDPYSNGSYTFSARNMNYLTQEYSKPIKNLFFAGEGTHKEYFSYVHGAFLSGLREAERINSLYTLRQK; encoded by the coding sequence ATGATTAAAAGAAAACAATTCTTAGCAATAGCATTTATCAGTATGATGGAAGCCTGCAAAACTTTGTATTATAAAAATTTACCTAAATCCAATTCGTCTAAAAATATTTTAGTAATTGGTGCCGGTATGGCTGGTATAAGTGCCGCTCATTTTTTAAAACTAGCAGGTCATGAAGTCGAAATTATTGAAGCAAGAGATCGAATAGGAGGTAGAATTTGGACGAATAGAGAAACGTATCCAATTGATTTAGGTGCCGCATGGATACATGGTACGAATAACAATCCATTAATTGAACTTAAAGATGAATTTTCAGTGAAAACTAAACCAACAGATTTTGAAGATAGTTTGGTTTTTGAAGGTAGTAATACTATTTCCAAATTAAAATTATATGCTAGTTATAAAAAATTTGAAAGTATTTTGGAGGAAGGTGAAGCTTATTTAGAAGAGTCTCAAAGAAATTATAGTTTAAGAGAATTACTAAACATTATTTATACAAAAAAGAATTTAACTGATTTAGAAAAAAAACTTTTTATAATGTTAGAGAGAGGAATCGAAAATGAAAATGCGGCAGAATTAGATAAGGCTTCAGCAATTGGGTATTATAAAGAATCTGATAAAATTACTGGACCCGATTTGTTAGTTGTAGACGGATACGATAGCATTCTCAAAAAGTTACTAGGTGATATCAAAGTACATTATAATCAGATTGTAAAAAAAATTGATTACACAGGTTCAGTAGCAAAAATTTATACAAATGATAAAGTCTTTGAATCAGAATTAGTAATTGTTACATTACCTGTTGGAGTATTACAAAAAAATATAATACAATTCAATCCCGCTTTGCCGAAAGAAAAAGTAGAAGCAATTTCTAAAATTCCATTTGGTGTATTTAATAAACTCATACTTGAGTTTGAATCATCCTTTTGGAAGAGTAATCAAACATTATTTTATCAATTAAATAATATTAAATCCCAACAGCAGGATTTAATTTTGAATTTAGAACCATTTCTTAATAAACCCGTACTTGCTTTTTTATACTCGGGCGAAAATGCAAAAAATTTTGAAAAAGATGAGAAGGCTGTTATAAAAGCTCAGAAAGAGCTTCATGATATTTTTGGTAAAAAGATTCCTGAACCTAGCAGAGTAATAAGAACTAATTGGTTTTCTGATCCATATTCTAATGGTTCGTATACATTTTCTGCAAGAAATATGAATTATCTAACACAAGAGTATTCTAAACCAATAAAAAATTTGTTCTTTGCGGGTGAAGGTACACATAAAGAATATTTTTCCTATGTGCACGGTGCTTTTCTTTCTGGATTAAGAGAAGCAGAGAGGATTAACAGTTTATATACCCTTCGCCAAAAGTAA
- a CDS encoding OmpA family protein: MIKIYRIITLLFIFLIGCVSTSKYEDLQKSCAEKEKALEEKEKTCQEELKIEREKYAKLEESHENELKQKQDKYNELLRDRVSLRSSISRMEGSVEELNQEKINLEKQKIEMEQALAELKKRKEESEARVAEFKGLLDKFKSFIDTGKLKIKIIDGRMVIVLSSDVLFASGSKVLSTNGKKAIMEVTEILSKIENRKFQVEGHTDSDKLRVIGQTNWHLAAERAINVLNTMIETGMPESKISAASFGDSRPIVPNTSKSNKTQNRRIEIVVVPDLSILPGYEDLQKMANDVSK; this comes from the coding sequence ATGATAAAAATTTACAGAATAATAACACTTTTATTTATTTTCCTGATTGGCTGTGTCTCAACTTCAAAGTATGAAGATTTGCAAAAATCTTGTGCTGAAAAGGAAAAAGCATTAGAAGAAAAAGAGAAAACGTGCCAAGAAGAATTAAAAATTGAAAGAGAAAAATACGCCAAGTTAGAAGAATCTCATGAAAATGAACTCAAACAAAAACAAGATAAATACAATGAACTTTTACGAGATAGAGTTTCTCTTCGTAGTTCGATTAGTCGTATGGAAGGTTCCGTAGAAGAATTAAATCAAGAAAAAATAAATCTCGAAAAACAAAAAATAGAAATGGAACAAGCGCTAGCTGAATTAAAAAAAAGGAAAGAGGAATCGGAAGCTAGAGTTGCGGAATTCAAAGGTTTGCTTGATAAATTTAAATCATTTATTGATACAGGAAAATTAAAAATAAAAATTATTGATGGTCGAATGGTAATTGTTTTATCATCCGATGTATTATTTGCATCTGGTTCCAAGGTTCTTTCTACAAATGGGAAAAAGGCAATCATGGAAGTAACAGAAATTCTTTCTAAGATTGAAAATAGAAAATTTCAGGTTGAAGGGCATACAGATAGCGACAAATTACGAGTAATCGGTCAGACTAACTGGCATCTTGCTGCCGAAAGAGCAATTAATGTTTTAAATACTATGATTGAAACGGGAATGCCTGAATCTAAAATATCAGCCGCTAGTTTCGGAGACAGCCGACCGATAGTTCCCAACACTTCCAAATCTAATAAAACACAAAATCGTCGAATCGAAATTGTGGTAGTTCCAGACCTCTCTATTTTACCTGGATACGAGGATCTTCAGAAAATGGCAAATGATGTTTCGAAGTAA
- the map gene encoding type I methionyl aminopeptidase → MSINSEKDIQLLKKIGLIVSQVLKEMRQQTKAGMTTREIDDIGTRLLEKKGARSAPKLTYDFPGSTCISVNEEVAHGIPSSRVLAPGDLVNIDVSAELDGYFADTGASFQIPPYNTSTQRLIRITRSALDRAVNTARAGVKINQIGRVVQDLAQTSGYTVIRNLGGHGVGAALHEEPRFIANYFDKKDDRVLEDGMVITIEPFVSMRAIHVIEQSDGWTLKTPDNSFVAQFEHTLVIRKGYPVLITQL, encoded by the coding sequence ATGTCTATTAATTCAGAAAAAGATATTCAACTCTTAAAAAAAATTGGTCTGATCGTATCCCAAGTTCTAAAAGAGATGAGACAACAAACGAAGGCAGGAATGACGACTCGTGAAATTGATGATATTGGAACCAGACTATTAGAAAAAAAAGGGGCACGGTCGGCTCCAAAGTTAACGTACGATTTTCCAGGTTCAACTTGTATTTCTGTGAACGAAGAAGTTGCTCATGGAATTCCTTCGTCTAGAGTCTTAGCTCCAGGCGATCTAGTGAATATTGACGTATCCGCAGAGTTAGATGGATACTTCGCTGATACCGGTGCATCTTTTCAAATACCCCCGTATAACACATCAACTCAACGATTAATACGTATTACCCGTTCAGCTTTAGATAGAGCGGTTAATACGGCAAGAGCAGGCGTAAAAATTAATCAAATTGGACGAGTTGTTCAGGATTTAGCGCAAACTAGTGGTTATACCGTAATTCGAAATTTAGGAGGTCATGGTGTTGGCGCTGCTTTACACGAAGAACCTAGATTTATCGCCAATTATTTTGATAAAAAGGATGATCGTGTTTTGGAAGATGGTATGGTTATAACAATCGAACCATTTGTTTCTATGCGTGCTATTCATGTTATAGAACAATCCGATGGTTGGACTCTCAAAACGCCTGACAATAGTTTCGTTGCCCAGTTCGAGCATACATTGGTTATCCGCAAAGGTTATCCAGTATTAATTACACAACTTTAA
- the secA gene encoding preprotein translocase subunit SecA produces the protein MFQKILQFIFGSKFERDLKKLTPIVAEINSFEPEMQKLSNEELKNQTKKFKEMMANGKTLDDILPEAFATIREVSVRVMGLRHYDVQMMGGIALHWGNIAEMKTGEGKTLTSTLAVYLNSLAGRGVHIVTVNDYLARRDALWMKPIYDFLGITVGIIQHDMDHEERQSAYGSDITYGTNNEYGFDYLRDNMVPKKDHKVQRDHFFAIVDEVDSILIDEARTPLIISGAADESTDNYIKIDAIIPKLTEKEDFEVDEKARNVLLTEAGVGRVEQILGLDNLYSPDNVELVHHVHQALKAHKIFQRDVDYVVQNDEVLIVDEFTGRLMPGRRYSDGLHQALEAKERVTIARESQTLASITFQNYFRIYDKLSGMTGTADTEAEEFAKIYKLDVIVIPPNIKMKRIDHADRVYRTEREKFNAIVNEIKDLHAKKQPILVGTISIEKSELLSNKLRSAGLPHNVLNAKFHEKEAEIIANAGKSGAITIATNMAGRGTDIVLGGAQNYKELMEKWTESDPEVEEFKLSIKKKDFDQAKILAERFSQHGKKKKAKEIIEDALNWEKSHLEVLNAGGLHILGTERHEARRIDNQLRGRSGRQGDPGSSRFYLSLEDDLMRIFGSDRISNIMQKLGMDEGQEIEHKMVSNAIARSQKRVEGHNFDIRKHLLEYDDVMNAQRIFIYRLRNDVLNEQANLEELIEEWIKETVDLQIETYCEGKNPAAWDFNAMNEWLATMNISFQLKEDDFSRSNNVLEKLSETLVAEFLSVYKNKISGVGNEVWQYLERGILLDILDHRWKEHLYVMDHLRDGIWTVGYGEKNPLVEYKIQGFKIFANMVDNLKSEIIGFLMKVEVAKDTKIEEKEIEYKKIGQESTDIDLFNMNGGQNDLLHINNKRKIDANVSSTSAGGSSSRKSSRRKR, from the coding sequence ATGTTTCAAAAAATATTACAATTTATATTTGGAAGTAAGTTTGAAAGAGATTTAAAAAAACTTACTCCTATCGTCGCAGAGATCAATTCTTTTGAACCTGAAATGCAAAAATTATCGAACGAAGAATTGAAAAATCAAACGAAAAAATTCAAAGAAATGATGGCTAATGGCAAAACTCTTGATGATATTCTTCCGGAAGCGTTTGCCACAATTCGTGAAGTATCCGTTCGTGTTATGGGTCTAAGGCATTACGACGTTCAGATGATGGGTGGAATCGCACTTCATTGGGGCAACATTGCCGAAATGAAAACCGGAGAAGGTAAAACTCTTACTTCTACTCTTGCGGTTTATTTAAATTCTCTTGCTGGTCGTGGTGTTCATATTGTAACGGTTAATGATTATTTGGCGCGTAGAGATGCACTTTGGATGAAACCGATTTACGACTTTCTTGGAATTACAGTCGGGATTATTCAACATGATATGGATCATGAAGAAAGACAATCTGCCTACGGGTCAGATATCACATACGGAACAAACAATGAATACGGATTTGATTATCTTCGGGATAATATGGTTCCTAAAAAAGATCATAAAGTTCAAAGAGATCATTTTTTTGCCATCGTAGATGAAGTGGATTCTATATTAATTGACGAAGCCAGAACTCCTTTGATTATTTCTGGAGCGGCAGATGAGTCCACTGACAATTACATTAAGATAGATGCAATTATTCCAAAGTTAACCGAGAAAGAAGACTTCGAAGTAGATGAGAAAGCGCGTAACGTATTATTAACAGAAGCTGGAGTCGGACGGGTAGAACAAATTTTAGGATTGGATAATCTATACTCTCCGGATAATGTAGAGTTGGTTCATCACGTTCATCAAGCTCTTAAGGCACATAAAATCTTTCAAAGGGATGTTGATTATGTAGTTCAAAATGATGAAGTTTTAATTGTAGATGAATTTACCGGTCGACTAATGCCCGGTAGACGTTACTCAGATGGTCTTCACCAAGCTTTAGAAGCAAAAGAACGAGTAACCATTGCCCGTGAATCACAAACTTTAGCATCGATTACATTTCAAAATTATTTCAGAATCTATGATAAACTTTCTGGTATGACAGGTACCGCTGATACAGAGGCAGAGGAGTTTGCAAAGATTTACAAACTAGATGTAATTGTAATTCCTCCAAATATCAAAATGAAACGAATTGATCATGCTGATAGAGTGTATCGAACAGAAAGAGAAAAGTTTAATGCAATTGTAAATGAAATTAAAGACCTACACGCTAAAAAACAACCTATCCTAGTTGGAACAATTTCAATTGAAAAGTCAGAATTACTTTCCAATAAACTACGATCTGCAGGTTTACCACATAACGTTTTAAATGCTAAATTCCACGAAAAGGAAGCAGAAATTATTGCTAACGCAGGTAAATCAGGTGCGATTACCATAGCTACAAACATGGCAGGAAGAGGAACAGACATCGTTCTTGGTGGAGCGCAAAATTACAAAGAACTCATGGAAAAATGGACAGAGTCTGATCCTGAAGTAGAAGAATTTAAATTATCAATCAAAAAAAAGGATTTTGACCAAGCAAAAATTTTGGCAGAAAGATTTTCTCAACACGGGAAAAAGAAAAAAGCAAAAGAAATTATCGAAGACGCTCTAAATTGGGAAAAGTCACATCTTGAAGTTTTAAATGCTGGTGGCTTACACATATTAGGCACTGAGAGACATGAAGCAAGACGTATAGATAACCAATTGAGAGGTCGTTCTGGAAGACAAGGAGATCCGGGTTCTAGTAGATTTTACCTTTCCCTAGAAGATGACTTGATGCGGATTTTTGGGTCTGACAGAATTTCCAATATCATGCAGAAGTTGGGAATGGATGAAGGGCAAGAAATCGAACACAAAATGGTTAGTAATGCGATTGCCCGTTCTCAAAAAAGAGTAGAGGGACATAACTTTGATATCCGTAAACATTTATTAGAATATGATGATGTAATGAATGCACAGAGGATATTCATATACAGACTTAGAAATGATGTATTAAATGAACAAGCTAATCTTGAAGAATTAATTGAAGAGTGGATAAAAGAAACTGTAGATTTACAAATCGAAACTTATTGCGAAGGAAAAAATCCAGCGGCATGGGATTTTAATGCTATGAATGAATGGCTTGCAACTATGAATATTTCCTTTCAATTGAAAGAGGATGATTTTTCTAGATCAAATAATGTTTTAGAAAAATTGAGTGAAACGTTAGTCGCTGAATTCCTCTCTGTTTACAAAAACAAAATTTCTGGGGTGGGAAACGAAGTTTGGCAATATTTAGAGAGAGGAATCTTATTAGATATTTTGGATCACAGATGGAAGGAACATTTGTATGTAATGGATCATTTGCGTGATGGAATTTGGACAGTAGGATATGGAGAAAAAAACCCACTCGTAGAATACAAAATCCAAGGATTTAAAATATTTGCGAATATGGTAGATAACCTCAAATCAGAGATCATCGGTTTCCTAATGAAAGTAGAAGTCGCAAAAGATACAAAGATAGAAGAAAAAGAAATTGAATACAAAAAAATAGGACAAGAAAGCACTGACATTGATCTATTTAATATGAATGGAGGTCAAAACGACCTACTCCATATTAATAATAAACGAAAAATTGATGCAAATGTATCTTCTACAAGTGCAGGTGGATCTTCTTCTCGAAAAAGTAGTCGAAGAAAAAGATAA
- the folK gene encoding 2-amino-4-hydroxy-6-hydroxymethyldihydropteridine diphosphokinase has product MENTDLSQTNVLISIGSNLGDRLKYIELAIMEIKNIPTLILGKSNIIETKALEVLDQPDFLNCVIKIETTLEPIQLLDTLQQIERTIGRIKRFNKGPREIDLDILSYGNLVLSTERLNLPHHSIQSRPFIKELIENLH; this is encoded by the coding sequence ATGGAAAATACAGATTTATCTCAAACTAACGTTCTAATTTCAATAGGTTCCAATTTAGGAGATAGGTTAAAATATATTGAACTGGCAATCATGGAAATAAAAAATATTCCTACTTTAATTCTCGGAAAATCCAATATTATCGAAACAAAAGCATTGGAAGTTTTAGACCAACCTGATTTTTTAAATTGTGTAATAAAAATTGAAACAACTTTAGAGCCAATTCAATTATTAGATACATTGCAACAAATAGAGCGAACTATTGGAAGAATAAAACGATTTAATAAGGGACCTAGAGAAATTGATTTAGATATTCTGTCCTACGGCAATTTAGTATTATCCACTGAAAGGTTAAATCTTCCACATCACTCAATTCAATCAAGACCATTTATAAAAGAATTAATCGAGAATCTTCACTGA
- a CDS encoding PAS domain S-box protein, whose product MDRQIENYRDEIIKSLRKELVSSEIRFQNIINQNSIPILIVSIDGIIRFANSAAEYLFNKSKEKLMGIPFGYPLLNVDSTEINIITKNYQTLTVDMRVLETVWEDEKVFLISLRDVTYRRNIEEQLRVSEEKYKSLVDLSPFGIFVHIDGICIFANAAGIELLGGKSSEDIIGQSVMRFVHPDFRSFVSDRIKNLVSGEIKLPAVEEKFISLDGSILDVEVFGTKFNYNNKPAIQLVVIDITERKKNEDFIRNINFELENQIKEKTRQLEIMYQNMENFSYSLSYDTNSPLQNIESSINFLLQNIQHKLEPNELSHLEKIKNSANNISNLMKTLHVNSDPIDKNSVKILD is encoded by the coding sequence ATGGATAGACAAATCGAAAATTATCGAGACGAGATAATCAAGTCTCTTCGAAAAGAATTAGTGTCTAGTGAAATTCGTTTTCAAAATATTATTAATCAGAACTCAATTCCTATTTTAATTGTGAGCATAGATGGTATTATCCGCTTTGCAAATTCTGCTGCTGAATATTTATTTAATAAATCAAAAGAAAAATTAATGGGCATTCCCTTTGGTTATCCACTATTAAACGTAGATTCAACTGAAATTAATATTATTACTAAAAATTATCAAACTCTTACTGTTGATATGAGAGTCTTAGAGACGGTGTGGGAAGATGAAAAAGTATTTTTAATTTCACTTCGAGATGTAACCTATCGAAGAAATATAGAAGAACAACTTCGGGTAAGTGAAGAAAAATATAAAAGTTTGGTCGATTTATCGCCATTTGGAATATTTGTCCATATCGATGGAATTTGCATATTTGCGAATGCGGCTGGTATTGAATTATTAGGTGGAAAATCTTCTGAAGATATTATCGGTCAAAGTGTTATGCGATTTGTTCACCCTGATTTCCGAAGTTTTGTATCCGATAGAATAAAAAATCTTGTTAGTGGAGAAATAAAATTACCTGCTGTAGAAGAAAAATTTATCAGTCTAGATGGAAGTATTTTAGATGTAGAAGTTTTTGGCACAAAATTTAATTACAACAATAAACCTGCCATTCAACTTGTAGTCATAGATATAACAGAACGCAAAAAAAATGAAGATTTCATTCGAAATATTAATTTTGAATTAGAAAATCAAATAAAAGAAAAAACTAGACAATTAGAAATAATGTATCAAAATATGGAAAATTTTTCTTATTCCCTTTCTTATGATACTAATTCACCTTTGCAAAATATCGAAAGCTCAATAAATTTCTTACTACAAAATATTCAACATAAATTAGAACCTAATGAATTGTCTCATTTAGAAAAAATTAAAAATTCAGCGAATAATATAAGTAATCTAATGAAGACCTTGCATGTGAATTCTGATCCAATAGATAAGAATTCAGTGAAGATTCTCGATTAA
- a CDS encoding adenylate/guanylate cyclase domain-containing protein: MYYLSITSVCFSFFWLLLELTVFLDYQKYPHLVYFPFSFDMSVISVLCYISGGVNSPFIFLYLMMVISDTIYSDSKLGFNAMIVALICYSVISICVYFGILEYTNILAYENNHHWIFYICVSIFFMYSTVMMHFSIQEVMNQKKNLLNSLESEKQQSEIEKGIALIAQKETEREKIKSESLLLNILPEEIAAELKDLGNSKPVFYSSATVLFTDFQGFTEMAEKLEPSKLISELDYCFSKFDSLMEKYNLEKLKTIGDSYMCVGGIPKSNKTHAIDCVLAALEMQTIMNEWRAMKIQNSENFWTIRIGIHSGPLIAGVIGQKKFAYDVWGDTVNLASRMESSGLAQKINISGDTFNLVQDFFDCDYRGKIAAKSKGEVDMYLVNGIKQEFSTKEGQANSHFLLTHLDYRSK; encoded by the coding sequence ATGTATTATTTGTCAATAACATCTGTTTGTTTTTCTTTCTTTTGGCTTTTATTGGAACTGACAGTTTTTCTAGATTATCAGAAATATCCGCATTTGGTTTATTTCCCCTTTTCTTTTGATATGTCAGTTATCAGCGTTCTCTGCTATATTTCGGGGGGAGTCAATTCTCCATTTATATTTTTATATCTCATGATGGTAATATCCGATACAATTTATTCTGACTCTAAGCTTGGGTTTAATGCGATGATTGTTGCGTTAATTTGTTATTCTGTAATTTCTATTTGTGTTTACTTTGGTATATTAGAATATACGAATATACTTGCTTATGAAAACAATCATCACTGGATATTTTATATATGCGTATCTATTTTTTTTATGTATTCAACAGTCATGATGCATTTTTCTATTCAAGAGGTTATGAATCAAAAGAAAAATCTCTTAAATTCACTCGAGTCAGAAAAACAACAATCTGAAATTGAGAAAGGCATTGCGCTCATCGCACAAAAAGAAACTGAAAGGGAAAAAATAAAATCAGAAAGTTTATTATTAAATATCTTACCGGAGGAAATTGCCGCAGAGCTGAAAGATTTAGGAAATTCCAAACCAGTATTTTATTCTTCCGCAACAGTCTTGTTTACAGACTTTCAAGGTTTTACAGAAATGGCAGAAAAGTTAGAACCTTCAAAATTGATAAGTGAGTTGGATTATTGTTTTTCGAAATTTGATTCTCTTATGGAGAAATACAATTTAGAAAAGTTGAAAACCATTGGAGATTCTTATATGTGTGTCGGCGGAATTCCAAAATCAAATAAAACACACGCGATTGATTGTGTTCTAGCGGCATTGGAAATGCAAACGATCATGAATGAATGGCGTGCTATGAAAATTCAAAATTCTGAGAATTTTTGGACAATTCGAATCGGAATTCACTCAGGACCTCTAATTGCAGGTGTAATCGGTCAGAAAAAATTTGCTTATGATGTTTGGGGGGATACTGTCAATTTGGCAAGCCGAATGGAATCAAGTGGACTTGCCCAAAAAATAAATATTAGTGGGGATACTTTTAATTTGGTGCAAGACTTTTTTGATTGTGACTATCGAGGGAAAATTGCAGCAAAAAGTAAAGGCGAAGTAGATATGTATTTGGTAAATGGAATTAAGCAAGAATTCAGCACAAAAGAAGGTCAGGCTAACTCTCATTTTTTATTAACACATCTCGACTATCGCTCGAAGTGA
- a CDS encoding sigma-54-dependent Fis family transcriptional regulator, whose translation MKTNSIDSLHSLVGNSTPLVALKEKIINLSNLDVPVYIQGEAGSGKRLIANLIAGEDSISIDSNSFLTDWNIIIRKYSQKISKNLNIRGERIKINIPLYFQNLEHLDSEGQSIIFRLLENQEYITPKRETIEFSSRLFFSSNKHLPQLVKDGIFRKDLFQKINLIRLNTPELKDIKSDIPFLVNHFVTEFKTKYKKNILRLSEKLIQFMLQYNWPGNVDQLRSMLEGMIILSSEKVLDITHVPKDFLSTSALTTGGKLNITPGVPLIEYEKEIIRENLKSTSGNREKCAKILGISERTLYRKIREYDLE comes from the coding sequence ATGAAAACAAATTCGATTGATTCACTGCATAGTTTGGTAGGAAATTCTACTCCACTTGTAGCGTTGAAGGAAAAAATTATCAATCTCTCTAATCTTGATGTGCCCGTTTACATTCAAGGAGAAGCAGGTAGCGGCAAAAGACTAATTGCTAATTTGATCGCTGGTGAGGATTCGATTTCAATCGATTCAAATAGTTTTTTAACTGATTGGAATATTATAATTCGGAAATATTCACAGAAAATTTCTAAAAATCTAAATATTCGCGGGGAAAGAATAAAAATTAACATTCCTTTGTACTTTCAAAATTTAGAACATTTGGATTCAGAAGGACAGTCTATAATTTTTCGCCTTTTAGAAAATCAAGAGTATATTACTCCTAAACGAGAAACAATAGAATTTTCTTCTAGACTTTTTTTTTCGTCTAATAAACATTTGCCGCAATTGGTTAAAGATGGTATTTTCAGAAAAGACCTATTTCAAAAAATTAACTTAATTCGTTTAAATACCCCTGAACTTAAAGATATAAAATCAGACATTCCGTTTTTAGTGAATCATTTCGTTACAGAGTTTAAGACTAAGTATAAGAAAAATATTCTTCGTTTATCTGAGAAGTTAATACAATTTATGCTACAATACAATTGGCCAGGAAACGTAGATCAACTTCGTTCTATGTTAGAAGGAATGATAATACTATCTTCAGAAAAAGTTTTAGATATTACACATGTCCCTAAAGATTTTCTTTCTACGTCCGCTCTAACTACTGGAGGGAAACTTAATATTACCCCCGGAGTCCCTCTAATAGAATATGAAAAGGAAATTATTCGTGAGAACTTAAAATCTACATCTGGAAACCGTGAAAAATGTGCAAAAATTTTAGGGATATCCGAACGTACGCTTTATCGAAAAATTCGAGAGTATGATTTGGAATGA